The Streptomyces laurentii genome contains a region encoding:
- a CDS encoding excisionase (Helix-turn-helix domain; pfam12728;~excisionase or Xis_ [Streptomyces venezuelae ATCC10712];~identified by MetaGeneAnnotator; putative), with protein sequence MAKAKTPQPVTTLPERYLTPEDIAALFEVPLETVYHWRKQHTGPPGFRVGRHVRYDPTTVQAWVAQQTQVDAAA encoded by the coding sequence ATGGCGAAGGCCAAGACGCCCCAGCCCGTCACAACCCTGCCCGAGCGATACCTCACCCCCGAAGACATCGCCGCCCTCTTCGAGGTCCCGCTGGAGACCGTCTACCACTGGCGGAAGCAGCACACCGGCCCGCCCGGATTCCGTGTCGGCCGCCATGTCCGCTACGACCCCACCACCGTCCAGGCGTGGGTCGCACAGCAGACACAGGTCGACGCCGCCGCCTGA